A region from the Vicingaceae bacterium genome encodes:
- the ispE gene encoding 4-diphosphocytidyl-2-C-methyl-D-erythritol kinase — MIVFPNAKINIGLYITGKRSDGFHDLETFFYPIGWRDVLEILPSKQNRFFCYGKVPEGAGTNIVVKAYKLIAQYLPFKLKIALYKNIPSQAGLGGGSSDAAFFLRAVNEMLNLKRTNDELRELALQLGSDCPFFIENRPSLAYGRGEYLKPYNLNLTGFHLIVIKPKVNIPTAEAFKHIGIGKPEVSLVEAVRLPVDKWKDTIFNVFEDYAFSKYPQLKEIKEKLYNAGALYASMSGSGSAIYALFDNKPDLNAWKNYEFHYECIGR; from the coding sequence GTGATAGTTTTTCCCAATGCCAAAATTAATATAGGATTGTATATTACCGGCAAACGAAGTGACGGCTTTCATGATTTGGAAACCTTTTTCTATCCTATCGGATGGAGAGATGTTTTGGAGATATTGCCATCAAAACAAAATCGTTTTTTTTGCTACGGAAAAGTTCCTGAAGGTGCCGGAACAAACATTGTTGTAAAAGCATACAAATTGATTGCTCAATATTTGCCATTCAAATTGAAAATCGCTTTATATAAAAACATTCCTTCTCAAGCCGGATTGGGAGGTGGTTCGTCAGATGCCGCTTTTTTCTTGAGAGCCGTCAATGAAATGTTAAATTTAAAGAGGACAAATGATGAACTACGGGAATTAGCTTTACAATTAGGCAGTGATTGTCCATTTTTTATAGAAAACAGACCATCTTTGGCATATGGCAGGGGAGAGTATTTAAAACCATACAATTTGAATTTGACCGGTTTTCATTTGATTGTCATAAAACCCAAAGTGAATATACCAACAGCCGAGGCATTCAAACATATCGGTATCGGCAAACCTGAAGTATCTTTAGTGGAAGCGGTGCGTTTGCCGGTTGATAAATGGAAAGATACAATTTTTAATGTTTTTGAAGATTACGCTTTTTCTAAATATCCACAATTAAAAGAGATTAAAGAAAAATTATATAATGCCGGTGCCCTGTATGCATCGATGAGTGGCAGCGGATCGGCAATCTATGCGTTGTTTGATAATAAACCTGATTTAAATGCATGGAAAAACTATGAATTTCATTATGAATGTATAGGCCGTTGA